One genomic segment of Pleurodeles waltl isolate 20211129_DDA chromosome 11, aPleWal1.hap1.20221129, whole genome shotgun sequence includes these proteins:
- the LOC138265119 gene encoding protein LDOC1-like → MEDTATAAAVPNQSLVVTIQQQAQELQQLRNENVALRQVLASRSTDVPTVSTTTPRFSGDPNKLREFIDALTVYFAFRPMQFSQDKTKVGYLISALSGPALALATPIVASNDLVLSDYSAFVRRFKQMFERPGLEASAEDALCDIQQGTQDVLQYITRF, encoded by the coding sequence ATGGAAGATACTGCAACGGCTGCTGCAGTGCCTAACCAGTCCCTAGTCGTAactattcagcaacaagcccaggaattgcaacaattaagaaatgaaaatgtggctCTCCGACAAGTCTTGGCATCCCGAAGtactgatgttcctactgtctctactACTACACCTCGGTTTTCAGGAGACCCAAACAAGCTGCGAGAATTCATTGATGCTCTGACTGTCTACTTTGCCTTTAGACCCATGCAATTTTCACAAGATAAAAcgaaagtgggttatctcatcagtgccttgtcaGGTCCTGCATTGGCCTTGGCGACTCCGATAGTAGCCTCCAACGACCTGGTGCTGTCTGATTATTCAGCCTTTGTAAGaagattcaaacaaatgtttgaacgcccaggattggaagcatcaGCAGAAGATGCGCTATGTGATATTCAACAAGGCactcaagatgttctccaatacatcACACGCTTCTGA